A stretch of Pirellulales bacterium DNA encodes these proteins:
- a CDS encoding MFS transporter: MGSVRTRLSLMMFLQFFIWGAWYVTAAKFLGLIGFQGDDIGWTYAVGPIAGMISPFFVGFVADRFFSTERVLGVMHLAGGAVMLAATGMMRGESPSPGQINLMLFAYMLTYYPTLALTNSLALHTMHDPEKEFPLIRVFGTIGWIVAGIALSVLNWGNTINMFYLAGGAALAMGLYSFTLPHTPPPAKGEAISASKILGLDALVLLKNRSYLVFMISSFLICIPLAFYYQLAERTVTQADIANPAFKMTFGQMSEIFFMLVMPMFFVRLGVKWMLAVGMLAWVVRYVLFAFGAPDSVQWMVLLGVALHGICYDFFFVTGQIYTDKVAPAGIRSQAQGMLVLFTLGLGMFIGAKVAGRIEQNYTPATYKALNEEALAASVKAEELAGKLAKASGADRTALQADWDAAKELANDKNVAALKTLDWKMIWGIPAALAGMIMLAFIAVFKADKQPAAAT; encoded by the coding sequence TTGGGTTCCGTCCGCACGCGTCTGTCGCTGATGATGTTCCTCCAGTTTTTCATTTGGGGAGCATGGTACGTCACAGCCGCGAAGTTTCTCGGCCTGATCGGATTTCAGGGAGACGACATCGGGTGGACCTACGCGGTCGGGCCGATCGCCGGGATGATCTCGCCGTTCTTCGTCGGGTTCGTCGCCGACCGCTTCTTCTCCACAGAACGAGTTCTGGGCGTCATGCACCTCGCGGGAGGAGCCGTCATGCTGGCCGCGACCGGCATGATGCGCGGCGAGTCCCCGTCTCCCGGACAGATCAACCTGATGCTGTTCGCGTACATGCTGACCTATTACCCGACGCTCGCGCTGACGAATTCGCTGGCGCTCCATACGATGCATGATCCGGAAAAGGAGTTTCCGCTGATCCGCGTCTTCGGCACGATCGGCTGGATCGTCGCGGGGATCGCGCTGTCGGTCCTGAATTGGGGCAACACGATCAACATGTTCTATCTGGCCGGGGGCGCCGCGCTCGCCATGGGGCTGTACAGCTTCACATTGCCCCACACCCCGCCCCCGGCCAAAGGGGAAGCAATCTCCGCAAGCAAAATCCTGGGCCTCGATGCGCTGGTGCTCCTGAAGAACCGCAGCTACTTGGTCTTCATGATCAGTTCGTTCCTGATCTGCATTCCGCTGGCCTTCTACTACCAACTGGCCGAGCGGACGGTGACGCAGGCCGACATTGCCAATCCTGCGTTCAAGATGACCTTCGGGCAAATGTCCGAAATCTTTTTCATGCTCGTCATGCCGATGTTCTTCGTGCGGCTGGGAGTCAAGTGGATGTTGGCCGTCGGTATGCTCGCCTGGGTCGTGCGTTACGTGCTGTTCGCCTTCGGCGCCCCGGACAGCGTCCAGTGGATGGTGCTCTTGGGCGTCGCCTTGCATGGCATTTGTTACGACTTTTTCTTTGTCACCGGTCAGATTTACACCGACAAAGTCGCCCCGGCGGGCATTCGCTCCCAAGCCCAAGGGATGCTCGTTCTGTTCACCCTGGGCCTCGGGATGTTCATCGGGGCCAAGGTGGCGGGCCGCATCGAGCAGAACTACACCCCCGCGACATACAAGGCCCTCAACGAGGAAGCGCTCGCGGCGTCTGTGAAAGCTGAAGAACTCGCCGGCAAGCTGGCCAAGGCATCGGGCGCCGACCGCACCGCCCTGCAAGCCGATTGGGATGCCGCGAAGGAATTGGCGAACGACAAAAACGTCGCTGCCCTCAAGACGCTCGACTGGAAGATGATCTGGGGCATCCCGGCCGCCTTGGCCGGGATGATCATGCTGGCGTTCATCGCCGTGTTCAAAGCCGATAAACAGCCCGCCGCGGCGACGTAG
- a CDS encoding universal stress protein, giving the protein MIKRILVGLGELAHSRSAAAKGVELARAHGAELTGVTLFDPDRLDDSGPVPIGGGAYAKELEESRLKAAAEGIAVATEAFLSCCEKAGLASRVIHEKGDPLTQLAAHARYHDLIVCGLHGLFEHGVINEPSDLIAKIVQAGIRPIVAVTAEDRPVKRVLIAYSGSMESAKTMKRFAQLGLWRDASLRIVTFNDDPVLGNEHLADAAEYFHAHGLRPKVECVHADPQDHLMEYAGQVGADLIVMGNSAKSLILRRIFGETALHVMRNTNVPLFLAQ; this is encoded by the coding sequence ATGATCAAGCGCATCCTCGTCGGTCTGGGCGAACTCGCCCACTCGCGTTCCGCGGCGGCCAAGGGAGTCGAATTGGCCCGGGCCCACGGCGCCGAGTTGACCGGAGTCACCCTGTTCGATCCCGACCGGCTCGACGACTCCGGCCCGGTGCCGATCGGCGGCGGGGCGTATGCCAAGGAACTCGAAGAGTCGCGCCTCAAGGCCGCCGCCGAGGGAATCGCCGTCGCGACCGAAGCCTTTCTCTCCTGCTGCGAAAAGGCCGGACTCGCCAGCCGAGTCATCCACGAGAAGGGAGACCCCCTCACCCAACTCGCCGCCCATGCCCGCTACCACGACCTGATCGTCTGCGGCCTGCACGGGTTGTTCGAACACGGAGTGATTAACGAACCGTCCGATCTGATCGCCAAGATCGTCCAGGCGGGAATTCGCCCGATCGTGGCCGTCACCGCCGAGGACCGCCCCGTCAAGCGGGTGCTGATCGCTTACAGCGGCTCGATGGAATCGGCGAAAACGATGAAGCGTTTCGCCCAATTGGGCCTGTGGCGCGACGCCTCGCTGCGGATCGTCACGTTCAACGACGACCCGGTGTTGGGAAACGAACACTTGGCCGACGCGGCCGAGTACTTCCACGCCCACGGACTGCGCCCCAAGGTCGAGTGCGTCCACGCCGACCCGCAGGACCACCTCATGGAATACGCGGGCCAAGTCGGCGCCGACCTGATCGTCATGGGCAACAGCGCCAAGAGCCTCATTCTGCGGCGAATCTTCGGCGAAACGGCGCTCCACGTCATGCGCAACACGAACGTGCCGCTGTTTCTGGCCCAGTAA
- a CDS encoding family 78 glycoside hydrolase catalytic domain has protein sequence MAVRTAGILLLAGWLSGAAACALAAESSGSLAAERLRCEYLVEPLGIDAPRPELSWIVTSPARGAVQSAYRVLVASTPEKLAADEGDLWDSGKAASGATFGVAYAGAALKSHQACHWKVMAWDGDDDSGPWSEPALWTVGLLDQQEWVGAWIGYDAPRAANGKPPVAELAGAQWIGHAADDPEQAPAARRIYRRIWELPADVRIARAELTIAADDTGDVHVNGRQVALTRSLKQPLVVDVRPYLRAGQNDIRVACHNQGGPAGICARLVVATADMQELVLTTDDTWTSAAPGGSPWHALPLDDAKPVRVLAPFGSQPWGELVVRSDVTAPPAYLRGTFEIAKPVKRATVYLAALGWADLSLNGRPVNADYFSSGWTDYRKRVYYRAYEVGELVRQGENAWGALLADGWYSGRIGWDSDRDHYGRAPRVRAMLRVEYDDGSSATFATDESWTAMEGPTRVADILVGEEYDATAEAPGWNEPGFAAERSAPVDVGAEVSPAIERHPGPPVVVVGEFAAQSVTEPAPGVYVFDLGQNFAGVARLKVRGRRGQQVQLRFAERLNDDGTLYTTNLRYARCVDRYTCRGEGEETWQPRQTFHGFQYVELTGVDEPPAADAVTGIALSSDTPWASEFECSDPKLNRLYENVKWTQRANFIDVPTDCPQRDERLGWTGDAQVYARTACLNADVQAFFRKWLVDLADSQRADGQLPMVAPLIVAGDDGGPAWADAGVICPWEMYLAYEDRTLLERQYPSMARFVEFCRNRSKEGVLPPDNFHCFGDWLSINADTPKEVIYAAYYARSVDLLRRAARVLGKHDDAKRYGELFERIKGAFNKEYVAEDGLIRGDTQCCYVLAIVGKLVDGPMREQAARRLVANIEARGNRLSTGFVGTKDLMLALSEIGRTDVALRLLHQEEFPGWKFSINHGATSIWERWDGWTPESGFQSAGMNSFAHYSFGAVYGWMAENLGGFQTVLPGQRRMRIAPVFDPALDHCRVRYDGIRGAVETEWRRSGGGIELRCVVPANTTAYLTLADLSPERDVVVDGKPLAESGLEQIPVPTLGTLSVELPAGEHRFQIRNGK, from the coding sequence TTGGCCGTACGAACCGCGGGGATTTTGCTGCTGGCCGGATGGCTGTCGGGGGCGGCCGCATGCGCCCTTGCGGCCGAATCGTCGGGGAGCCTGGCTGCGGAGCGGCTGCGTTGCGAGTACCTCGTCGAGCCGCTCGGAATCGACGCGCCCCGACCCGAATTGAGTTGGATCGTCACGTCGCCCGCGCGGGGCGCCGTGCAGAGCGCGTATCGCGTGCTCGTGGCATCGACCCCGGAGAAGCTTGCCGCCGACGAAGGGGACCTGTGGGACTCGGGCAAGGCGGCAAGCGGCGCCACGTTCGGCGTCGCGTACGCAGGGGCGGCGCTCAAATCGCACCAGGCGTGTCATTGGAAGGTGATGGCTTGGGACGGCGACGACGACAGCGGGCCGTGGAGCGAGCCCGCGTTGTGGACGGTCGGCCTGTTGGATCAGCAGGAGTGGGTCGGCGCGTGGATCGGCTACGATGCCCCGCGCGCCGCGAACGGCAAGCCGCCGGTTGCGGAGTTGGCGGGCGCCCAGTGGATCGGCCATGCAGCCGACGACCCGGAGCAGGCTCCCGCGGCGCGGCGCATCTATCGCCGCATTTGGGAGTTGCCCGCCGACGTGCGGATCGCTCGGGCCGAGCTGACGATCGCGGCGGACGATACGGGCGACGTCCACGTGAACGGCCGTCAGGTGGCGCTGACCCGCTCGCTCAAGCAGCCGCTGGTCGTCGACGTGCGGCCCTACTTGCGGGCCGGCCAGAACGACATTCGCGTCGCCTGTCACAACCAAGGGGGGCCAGCGGGGATCTGCGCCCGGTTGGTCGTGGCGACGGCCGACATGCAGGAGCTTGTGCTGACGACCGACGACACGTGGACAAGCGCCGCCCCCGGCGGTTCGCCGTGGCATGCGTTGCCCTTGGACGACGCGAAGCCAGTGCGGGTGCTCGCGCCGTTCGGCAGCCAACCCTGGGGCGAGCTCGTCGTGCGGAGCGACGTGACCGCTCCCCCGGCGTACCTGCGGGGGACGTTCGAGATCGCCAAACCGGTGAAGCGGGCGACTGTTTATCTGGCCGCCTTGGGGTGGGCCGATCTGTCGCTCAACGGCCGGCCGGTGAACGCCGACTACTTCTCGTCGGGGTGGACCGACTATCGCAAACGAGTTTACTACCGGGCGTACGAAGTGGGCGAACTGGTTCGGCAAGGCGAAAACGCCTGGGGCGCCCTTCTGGCCGACGGTTGGTACAGCGGGCGAATCGGCTGGGACTCGGACCGCGATCATTACGGCAGAGCGCCGCGCGTGCGGGCCATGCTGCGGGTCGAGTACGACGACGGCTCGAGCGCCACGTTCGCGACCGACGAGTCGTGGACGGCGATGGAAGGCCCGACTCGGGTCGCCGACATCCTCGTCGGCGAGGAGTACGACGCCACCGCCGAGGCGCCGGGGTGGAACGAACCGGGCTTCGCCGCTGAGCGAAGCGCTCCGGTCGACGTCGGCGCCGAGGTCTCCCCCGCGATCGAGCGGCATCCGGGACCGCCGGTCGTCGTCGTGGGCGAGTTTGCCGCGCAAAGCGTCACGGAACCGGCCCCCGGGGTCTACGTGTTCGACCTGGGGCAGAATTTCGCCGGCGTGGCGCGGCTCAAGGTTCGCGGCCGCCGCGGGCAGCAGGTGCAGCTTCGCTTCGCTGAGCGACTGAACGACGACGGCACGCTGTACACGACCAATCTTCGTTACGCTCGGTGCGTCGACCGCTACACGTGTCGCGGCGAAGGGGAGGAAACCTGGCAGCCGCGGCAGACCTTTCACGGGTTCCAATACGTCGAGCTGACCGGCGTCGACGAGCCGCCTGCGGCCGACGCGGTGACGGGGATCGCCCTGTCGAGCGACACCCCCTGGGCGAGCGAGTTCGAGTGCAGCGACCCGAAGCTCAACCGGCTGTACGAGAACGTGAAGTGGACCCAACGCGCGAACTTCATCGACGTGCCGACCGACTGCCCGCAGCGGGACGAACGGCTCGGCTGGACGGGAGACGCCCAAGTGTACGCCCGCACGGCGTGCCTGAACGCGGACGTGCAGGCGTTTTTTCGCAAGTGGCTGGTCGACTTGGCCGACTCCCAGCGGGCCGACGGGCAGTTGCCGATGGTCGCCCCGCTGATCGTCGCCGGCGACGACGGCGGCCCGGCCTGGGCCGACGCGGGGGTCATTTGCCCGTGGGAAATGTACTTGGCGTACGAGGATCGGACGCTGTTGGAGCGGCAGTACCCGTCGATGGCGCGGTTCGTGGAGTTCTGCCGCAACCGCTCGAAGGAGGGCGTGTTGCCGCCGGACAATTTTCACTGCTTCGGCGATTGGCTGAGCATCAACGCCGATACGCCCAAGGAAGTGATTTACGCAGCGTACTATGCGCGGAGCGTCGACCTGCTGCGGCGCGCCGCGCGGGTGCTGGGCAAGCACGACGACGCGAAACGGTACGGCGAACTGTTCGAGCGAATCAAAGGGGCGTTCAACAAGGAGTACGTCGCCGAGGACGGACTCATCCGCGGCGACACGCAGTGCTGCTACGTCCTGGCGATCGTCGGCAAGCTGGTCGACGGCCCGATGCGCGAGCAGGCGGCGCGCCGGTTGGTCGCGAATATCGAGGCGCGGGGCAACCGCCTCTCGACCGGCTTCGTGGGGACGAAGGACCTTATGCTCGCCTTGTCGGAGATCGGCCGGACCGACGTGGCGCTGCGGCTGCTCCATCAGGAGGAGTTTCCGGGGTGGAAGTTCTCGATCAACCACGGCGCGACGAGCATTTGGGAGCGATGGGACGGGTGGACTCCCGAGAGCGGATTCCAAAGCGCGGGGATGAACTCGTTCGCCCATTACTCGTTCGGCGCCGTGTACGGCTGGATGGCGGAGAATCTGGGGGGCTTCCAAACGGTCCTGCCGGGGCAGCGACGGATGCGGATCGCGCCGGTGTTCGATCCGGCGCTCGATCATTGTCGCGTTCGCTACGACGGCATTCGCGGCGCCGTGGAGACCGAGTGGCGGCGAAGCGGCGGCGGGATCGAATTGCGATGCGTCGTCCCGGCCAATACGACGGCGTATCTGACGCTTGCCGATCTCTCGCCGGAAAGGGACGTCGTCGTCGACGGCAAGCCGCTGGCGGAGAGCGGACTCGAACAGATTCCCGTCCCGACTCTAGGGACGCTCAGCGTCGAGCTTCCCGCGGGGGAGCACCGCTTTCAAATTCGGAACGGCAAATGA
- a CDS encoding DUF1572 family protein has translation MSEALDLATETLDAAAAAFAYHKLLADRAVAQLPDDALRQALDANTNSIAVVMKHVAGNLRSRWTDFLASDGEKPDRDRDGEFVDDYASRDELLADWERGWGALHDTLAALAPEDLGRTVTIRGEGFSVPAALARSLAHTAYHVGQIVQLARHWAGDEWETLTIPRGRSSQFNQQAWGARAYGTIPGDQQRQQQQ, from the coding sequence ATGAGCGAGGCCCTGGACTTGGCGACGGAGACGCTCGACGCGGCGGCCGCGGCGTTTGCGTATCACAAGCTGCTCGCCGATCGGGCGGTCGCCCAGTTGCCCGACGACGCCCTTCGGCAAGCCCTCGACGCGAACACGAACTCGATCGCGGTCGTCATGAAGCACGTTGCGGGGAACTTGCGCTCGCGGTGGACCGATTTCCTGGCGAGCGACGGCGAGAAGCCGGACCGCGATCGCGACGGGGAGTTTGTCGACGACTATGCGAGTCGGGACGAGCTGTTGGCCGATTGGGAACGGGGGTGGGGCGCCCTGCACGATACGCTCGCCGCGCTGGCGCCGGAGGACTTGGGGCGGACCGTGACCATTCGCGGCGAGGGGTTCAGCGTGCCGGCGGCGCTCGCCCGGTCGCTTGCTCACACGGCGTACCATGTCGGGCAAATCGTGCAGCTCGCCCGCCACTGGGCCGGCGACGAGTGGGAGACGCTGACGATCCCTCGCGGCCGGTCAAGCCAATTCAACCAACAAGCCTGGGGCGCACGCGCCTACGGCACGATTCCCGGCGATCAGCAACGTCAGCAACAGCAGTGA
- a CDS encoding aminotransferase class IV, which translates to MLQKFDERNRNLIVNVNGRLVHRDEAGVSPFDSVVQGGDAVWEGLRLYDGRIFKLAEHLDRLRRSAQALAFAAIPAHEEITEQIRRTLAANGMRDEVHIRLTLTRGVKITSGMDPRLNQAGPTLIVLAEFKRPVYDKTGLRLVASAIRRPSCDVLDQRIHSNNLLVSILAKIQANAAGADDAVLLDERGFVAETNATHLFMVAGGRVLTPRTVACPEGITRSTVLDLCREHGIPHAETDLGLVDFYTAEEAWCSGTMGELAPIAEIDGRPIGGAKRPRYEQLTKLFAELTATSGTAVV; encoded by the coding sequence ATGCTCCAGAAATTCGACGAGCGTAATCGCAATCTCATCGTCAACGTCAACGGCCGGCTCGTGCATCGCGACGAGGCGGGGGTGAGCCCCTTCGACTCGGTGGTGCAAGGGGGGGACGCGGTGTGGGAGGGGTTGCGGCTGTACGACGGGCGGATCTTTAAGCTTGCCGAGCATCTCGACCGGCTCCGGCGATCGGCCCAGGCGCTGGCGTTCGCGGCGATCCCCGCGCACGAGGAGATCACCGAGCAGATTCGCCGCACGCTGGCCGCCAACGGCATGCGCGACGAGGTGCACATCCGGCTCACGCTGACCCGCGGGGTGAAGATCACCAGCGGCATGGACCCGCGGCTCAATCAGGCCGGGCCGACGCTCATTGTGCTCGCCGAGTTCAAACGACCCGTGTACGACAAGACCGGGCTGCGGTTGGTCGCCAGCGCGATCCGCCGGCCGAGTTGCGACGTGCTCGACCAGCGGATCCACAGCAACAACCTGCTGGTGTCGATCCTGGCAAAGATCCAGGCAAACGCCGCGGGGGCCGACGACGCGGTGCTGCTCGACGAGCGAGGGTTCGTCGCCGAAACGAACGCGACCCACCTGTTCATGGTCGCGGGGGGAAGGGTCCTCACGCCGCGGACCGTCGCGTGCCCCGAGGGGATCACGCGCTCGACGGTGCTGGACCTGTGCCGCGAGCACGGCATTCCCCACGCGGAAACCGACCTGGGACTCGTCGACTTCTACACCGCCGAGGAGGCGTGGTGCTCCGGCACAATGGGCGAGTTGGCCCCGATCGCCGAGATCGACGGCCGGCCGATCGGCGGCGCGAAACGGCCGCGGTATGAGCAGTTGACGAAACTGTTCGCGGAGTTGACGGCGACGAGCGGGACGGCGGTGGTTTGA
- the metH gene encoding methionine synthase has translation MPYVGDKTALLESLMAERILILDGAMGTQIQLLGLDEAAVRGERFARHTKDLKNFADVLCLTRPDDITAIHRRYLDAGADIVETNSFGASPVGMEEFALPAELIPELNAAAVDCARKACDQAMDRDPARPRFVAGSIGPTTKQTAISTQVDDPAYRGTTFLEMEGSYYAQVAALVEAGVDLLLPETVIDTLNLKACLFAIQRYFDETGNRVPVMVSATFDKGGATFVSGQQIEAFWNSIAHFPMLSAGMNCALGPDVMRPHIELLSQVAGVPISCHPNAGLPNEMGAFDLGPAAMAEMVGEYADNGWVNIVGGCCGTSPDHIRAIAERVRRAKPHVPPSPEPWLRLSGTQPFTLRPESNFVMVGERTNVTGSKKFERLVKTENWEEALEVARGQVEGGANVVDVNMDEGLLDGEAAMTKFLRLAAGETDVAAVPVMIDSSKWSVLEAGLQNVQGKAIVNSISLKDGEEEFLRRAKLCRQYGAAAVVMAFDEQGQAATESEKVRICRRAYKLLTERIGFPPQDIVFDPNILTVATGIEEHNNYAVDFINATREIKRTCPGVHVSGGVSNISFSFRGNDVVREAMHSAFLYHAIHAGLDMGIVNAGQLEVYDEIEPRLKELVEDVLLNRRPDATERLVDYAESFKGQAGKTAEVDDAWRQGPLEERLKHALLKGIVKYVDEDVEEARLKYPSCLAIIEGPLMDGMSVVGDLFGAGKMFLPQVVKSARVMKKAVAHLTPFMEEEKIAAGTVGQARGKLLLATVKGDVHDIGKNIVGVVLGCNSFEVVDLGVMVSCEKILEAARAHGVDMIGLSGLITPSLDEMVHVAREMQRAGMTMPLLIGGATTSAKHTAVKIAPAYQGCVAHVLDASRSVGVVEKLLSAERRDEFVADNSRLQAELAASYARRQAVELAPLAEARAKRFAWNADEADVRRPEFTGVRELTDFPLAELRDYIDWSPFFQTWELKGKYPKIFADPAVGEEAKRLFDDANELLDRIVAEGLLAARGVYGFWPAASDGDDVVLFADERRHVELARLHGLRQQWRRKGQETFYALGDFVAPLGALDAAGRPVEDFVGAFAVTAGLGCDDLAARFDADHDDYNSILAKALADRLAEAFAECLHARVRREWGYGADEGLSNEELIAEKYRGIRPAPGYPAQPDHTEKRTLFSLLEAESRTGIRLTESLAMHPAASVCGLYFAHPQSRYFAVDRVGRDQAEDYARRKGMPLTEAERWLAPNLGYEPG, from the coding sequence ATGCCCTACGTCGGTGACAAAACCGCCCTGCTCGAATCGCTCATGGCCGAGCGGATTCTCATCCTCGACGGGGCGATGGGGACGCAGATCCAGTTGTTGGGGCTCGACGAGGCGGCCGTCCGGGGGGAGCGGTTCGCCCGGCATACGAAGGACCTCAAGAACTTCGCCGACGTGCTCTGCCTCACCCGGCCCGACGATATCACGGCGATCCATCGCCGGTATCTCGACGCGGGGGCCGACATCGTCGAGACGAACTCGTTCGGGGCCAGCCCGGTGGGGATGGAGGAGTTCGCCCTGCCGGCGGAGTTGATCCCCGAGCTGAACGCCGCGGCGGTCGACTGCGCCCGCAAGGCGTGCGACCAAGCGATGGACCGAGACCCCGCGCGGCCGCGGTTCGTCGCAGGGTCGATCGGGCCGACGACCAAGCAGACGGCGATCAGCACCCAGGTCGACGACCCGGCGTATCGCGGGACGACCTTCCTGGAGATGGAGGGGTCGTACTACGCCCAGGTCGCGGCGCTGGTCGAGGCGGGGGTCGACCTCTTGCTTCCCGAGACGGTCATCGACACGCTCAACCTCAAGGCGTGCCTGTTCGCCATTCAGCGGTACTTTGACGAGACCGGCAACCGCGTCCCGGTGATGGTCAGCGCCACGTTCGACAAGGGGGGCGCCACGTTCGTCTCGGGCCAACAGATCGAGGCGTTCTGGAACTCGATCGCCCACTTCCCGATGTTGTCGGCGGGGATGAACTGCGCGCTGGGGCCGGACGTGATGCGACCGCACATCGAGCTGCTGTCGCAGGTGGCCGGCGTGCCGATCAGTTGTCATCCCAACGCGGGGCTCCCCAACGAGATGGGCGCGTTCGACCTCGGCCCGGCGGCCATGGCCGAGATGGTGGGCGAGTACGCCGACAACGGCTGGGTGAACATCGTCGGGGGGTGCTGCGGGACGAGCCCCGACCACATCCGGGCGATCGCCGAGCGGGTCCGCCGCGCGAAGCCCCATGTGCCGCCGTCGCCGGAACCGTGGCTGCGGCTCAGCGGCACGCAGCCGTTCACGCTGCGCCCCGAGAGCAACTTCGTGATGGTCGGCGAGCGGACGAACGTCACCGGGTCGAAGAAGTTCGAGCGGCTCGTCAAGACCGAGAACTGGGAGGAAGCCCTCGAGGTGGCCCGCGGCCAGGTCGAGGGGGGCGCCAACGTCGTCGACGTCAACATGGACGAGGGGCTGCTGGACGGCGAAGCGGCGATGACCAAGTTCCTCCGTCTGGCGGCCGGCGAGACCGACGTCGCGGCGGTCCCCGTGATGATCGACTCGAGCAAGTGGAGCGTGCTTGAAGCGGGGCTGCAGAACGTGCAGGGCAAAGCGATCGTCAACTCGATCAGCCTCAAAGACGGCGAGGAGGAGTTCCTCCGTCGGGCCAAGCTGTGCCGGCAATACGGCGCCGCGGCGGTCGTCATGGCGTTCGACGAGCAGGGCCAAGCGGCCACCGAGAGCGAGAAGGTGCGGATCTGCCGACGGGCGTACAAACTGCTGACCGAGCGGATCGGCTTTCCGCCGCAGGACATCGTGTTCGACCCGAACATTCTGACCGTGGCGACGGGAATCGAGGAGCACAACAACTACGCGGTCGACTTCATCAACGCGACGCGCGAGATCAAGCGGACCTGTCCGGGAGTGCACGTTTCGGGGGGGGTGTCGAACATCAGCTTCAGCTTCCGCGGCAACGACGTCGTGCGCGAGGCGATGCACTCGGCGTTTCTGTACCACGCGATCCACGCCGGGCTCGACATGGGGATCGTCAACGCGGGGCAGCTCGAGGTCTACGACGAGATCGAGCCGCGGCTGAAGGAACTGGTCGAGGACGTGCTGCTCAACCGTCGCCCCGACGCGACCGAGCGGCTGGTCGACTACGCCGAGTCGTTCAAGGGCCAGGCGGGCAAGACGGCCGAGGTCGACGACGCCTGGCGGCAGGGCCCGCTCGAGGAGCGGCTCAAGCACGCCCTGCTCAAGGGGATCGTCAAGTACGTCGACGAGGACGTCGAGGAGGCCCGGCTGAAGTACCCAAGCTGTCTGGCGATCATCGAGGGACCGCTCATGGACGGCATGAGCGTGGTCGGCGACCTGTTCGGCGCCGGGAAGATGTTTTTGCCCCAGGTGGTCAAGAGCGCCCGGGTGATGAAGAAGGCGGTGGCGCACCTGACCCCGTTCATGGAGGAGGAGAAGATCGCCGCCGGCACCGTCGGGCAGGCCCGCGGCAAGCTGCTGCTGGCCACCGTCAAGGGCGACGTCCACGACATCGGCAAGAACATCGTCGGGGTCGTGCTGGGCTGCAACAGCTTCGAGGTCGTCGATCTGGGCGTGATGGTCAGTTGCGAGAAGATCCTCGAAGCGGCCCGCGCGCACGGGGTCGACATGATCGGCCTGTCGGGGCTCATCACCCCCAGTCTCGACGAAATGGTGCACGTCGCTCGCGAGATGCAGCGGGCCGGCATGACGATGCCGCTGTTGATCGGCGGGGCGACGACCAGCGCCAAGCACACGGCGGTGAAGATCGCCCCCGCGTACCAGGGGTGCGTCGCCCATGTGCTCGACGCGTCGCGCTCGGTGGGAGTCGTCGAGAAGCTGCTCAGCGCCGAGCGGCGGGACGAGTTCGTCGCCGACAACTCCCGGCTGCAAGCGGAGCTGGCCGCGTCGTACGCCCGTCGGCAAGCGGTCGAGTTGGCGCCGCTGGCCGAGGCGCGCGCGAAGCGGTTCGCCTGGAACGCGGACGAGGCCGACGTCCGCCGCCCCGAGTTCACGGGGGTGCGCGAGCTGACCGACTTCCCGCTGGCCGAGTTGCGCGACTACATCGACTGGTCGCCGTTCTTTCAGACGTGGGAGCTGAAGGGCAAATACCCCAAGATCTTCGCCGACCCCGCCGTCGGCGAAGAAGCCAAGCGATTGTTCGACGATGCGAACGAGCTGCTCGACAGGATCGTCGCCGAGGGACTGCTGGCGGCTCGCGGGGTTTACGGTTTCTGGCCCGCGGCGAGCGACGGGGACGACGTCGTATTGTTCGCCGACGAGCGGCGGCACGTCGAGCTGGCCCGGTTGCACGGCCTGCGGCAGCAGTGGCGCCGCAAGGGGCAGGAGACGTTCTACGCGCTGGGCGACTTCGTCGCCCCGCTGGGGGCGCTCGACGCGGCGGGCCGGCCGGTCGAGGACTTCGTCGGGGCGTTCGCCGTGACCGCAGGGTTGGGGTGCGACGATCTGGCCGCGCGGTTCGACGCCGACCACGACGACTACAACAGCATCCTTGCCAAGGCCCTGGCCGATCGGCTGGCCGAGGCGTTCGCCGAGTGCCTGCACGCCCGGGTGCGGCGGGAGTGGGGGTACGGCGCCGACGAGGGGCTGTCGAACGAGGAGCTCATCGCCGAAAAGTACCGCGGCATCCGCCCGGCGCCGGGCTACCCTGCTCAGCCCGACCACACCGAGAAGCGGACCCTGTTTTCGCTGTTGGAGGCCGAGAGCCGCACGGGGATCCGGCTCACCGAGTCGCTGGCGATGCACCCCGCGGCAAGCGTATGCGGGCTGTACTTCGCCCATCCGCAGTCGCGGTACTTCGCCGTCGACCGCGTCGGCCGCGACCAAGCCGAGGACTACGCCCGCCGCAAGGGGATGCCGCTGACGGAGGCGGAACGCTGGCTGGCGCCGAACCTGGGGTACGAGCCGGGTTAA